The window CCGATGGTTGCTGCTGGCTTGGAATTTCTCCTTACTGCAACCAAGGATGAGAACAACCACGTCAGGGACACAACTGCTTGGACTCTCAGCCGTATCTTTGAGTTTTTGCACACCCCAGACAGTGGCTTCTCTGTTATATCACCCCAAAACCTCCCAAGAATTGTGGGTGTACTACTGGAATCGATGAAAGATGTGCCAAATGTGGCTGAGAAGGTCTGTGGAGCGATATACAACCTTGCCCAGGGATATGAAGACGCTGGAGCAAGTTCATCTCTTCTATCTCCCTATCTTACAGAAATCATCCAACATCTACTTGCAGCTGCTGAGCGTACAGATGGGCCAGAGTCTAAGCTAAGATCTGCTTCATATGAAACTTTGAACGAGGTTGTCCGGTGTTCCAACCTTTTGGAGGCCTCAGGCATCATAGGGCAGCTACTCCCTGTCATCATGGTGAAATTAGGTCAGACAATGGACCTTCAGGTAGTATCAACTGAGGACCGTGAGAAGCAAGCGGAACTCCAGGCTTCTCTGTGTGGTGTTCTCCAGGTCATAATCCAGAAGCTGAGTAGCAAGGATGAGACGAAACCCATCATAATGCAGAACGCAGATCAGATCATGATGCTGTTCCTCAGAGTGTTTGGATGCCACAGTTCAAGTGTCCACGAAGAAGCAATGCTTGCAATCGGTGCTCTTGCGTATGCGACTGGAGCGGAGTTTGCCAAATACATGCCTGAGCTCTTCAAATATCTCCAGACGGGGCTGCAGAACTTCGAGGAGTACCAAGTCTGCTCGATCACTGTAGGAGTGATTGGTGACATTTGCCGTGCCCTGGATGACAAAATCCTACCTTTCTGTGATCAGATCATGTCTCTCCTAATCCAGAACCTTCAAAGTGATGCACTCCACAGGTCGGTGAAACCTCCAATATTCTCATGCTTCGGTGACATTGCTCTGGCGATTGGTGGGCATTTTGAGAGGTATGTGGCTACAGCTCTTCAGATCATGCAAGGGGCTGCTCAGGTATGTGCTCAGATGGACACCCTCGACGAGGAGCTTATGGATTATGGAAACCAACTCAGGAGAAGCATCTTCGAGGCTTACTCTGGGATACTACAAGGGTTCAAGGACGCAAAGGCTGAGCTCATGGTTCCCTACGCTCAACATCTCTTGCAGTTTGTTGAACTTGTTTCCAAAGATTCCCTCAGGTACGTATCATTCTCTATAAGTAATCAATATGAATGTCTTCTGCAGAGTAGTTAAAACTTattactgtgtttttttttgtttctgtgaGGGCAGGGATGAGAGCGTTACCAAAGCAGCGGTTGCAGCAATGGGTGATCTGGCAGATGTTGTAGGAGAGAAGATAAAGCCTTTGTTCAGCAACTTCACCTTCTGTGGAGAGTTCCTCAGTGAATGTCTCGACTCAGAGGATGAAGACCTCAAGGACACTGCACGCTGGACTCAGGGAATGATTGCAAGGCTCATGGTCACATAGTGTACTGAACCGTTTGCATCATTAATACTCGttcgtttctctctctctctctctctctctggtcgTATTGGTGTTGAGTAAaggatcaaaaaaatatttgcggGTCTTCCTCTTTTCTCTGCCGAATGTTGTGGGATATTGGTTAAGAGGGTTTTtggaaattgtttttttttcttattgctAGAGTCGAGTCAATCTCTGTTAAGAACCTTGTGTCTTATTTGtcaaaacaatatttatttgtttttgttggtCAATGCATCATCCACTTATCGGTGGTCTCTTTTGAGTCAATTCTCTACCTTTCTCCACTTCTGTGTTTTAGCTTCAATTTTTTATGTTAAGTATTGTATTGTGGTGTTGTTAGTTCACAATACAGTGAAAATGAGGTCAAGGCTCATTAGTCCAATGATACTTGAGAGTACTTTCAAGAACTCTGTTTACACAAACTTTTGTTTTCAAGATGGACATCATTACATTACACACCAATAAAAGCTAAAGCAACCAGATCAAGAGGACGAGAAGGTGTCGATGATGGTGGTGTGAAGCGGGTCACTAAGGTGAGTCGCCCAGTTGTTGAGCGGTCCTTTACCCGTTGCAGCTGCCTGAACCGCAAATCCCAAGAAAGCAACCATCGCTAAACGAGCGTGTTTGATCTCAGCCAGCTGAAGCTGAGCCTTCTTCTCCGGGTCAGAAGCTAGCCCGAGCGGGTCGAAGAACTTGCCTCCTGGATACAAACGCTTCTCTGAGTCCAACTCAGCGTTTCTTTGGAACTCAATGTAACCAATCACCAACACTTCGATCCAAATCAATGTCGAGATAGAGAACGGTAATGGCTGTCCTAAATAGGACGATCCATCCACTAGCTCTACCTggtaataaccaaaaaaaaaatatcataacgCAAAGGCAAACACGGTTTTATAAAACGCGAGGGGAAGAGGCGTTACCTTGCCGGCGTCTTGCCAAGTAACACCGGTGAGCCACTCGACGGAGAGAGCACCGAGAGTTGCAAGCATAGCCCATCTCCCGTGGATCAGCTCACACTCTCTGAACCTCTGGAGCCCAAAGACCTCACTGTACGGCTGAAACGGCGTTGACTTGGGGTCAGCGGCCTCGGTACGGGTCCCGATCACGTCTCCGGCTATGTTCTTGGCTAAGTTCTGGTCCAGAGAGTCAAGATCAAACTGGAGATACTCCGCCGGTTTGCCTAAACCGAAAGGGTCAAAACCGTAGTCTCCGACCAGCGAACCGTCGAGATACTCGGGAGATTTCGCGCCTGGGAACCACAGAGGCCGGTCTGAGATAACCGTCTTAGCCTTCTTGGGAGCTGCGGCCTTCTTGGTCCCGAATCCAAACCGGGCTGTGAACCTGCTTGAACCGGAGTTGATGTCGGAAACCACCCGAGTACCCATGATGGAAGAAGCAGCAGCGGCTGTTGAAGTGGCGGCCATCTCGAGAGTTTGTTTGTGTTTAGCACGTTTGTGAGTTGGGGTGTTCTGTAATGATATGAGCAAAGTGACGTTTTTAAGTGCATGGAAGAGATGGAACTAGGAGATCTCAGGGAAAGGTTATTGACGGTTGGATGGAGAAACAAATCCATCTGACGGTGGGAAATAAGCTCAGCCTTATCTATTGTGTAAGTTATAGTTATCCAATAATCTTTAGAGAGTTAGATAGAGCAAGAAGCTGATTGGGCAAAAGAGGCTATTGGCAAATCTTATACAATGACATTTGTCACTTCAGCAGCACATGTCACCAACAAAAATCCAGTTGTGTTTTAAGAAAATCAATCTATGCAAAATGGcttgacattttttttaatacaaacaatatcattttaaaattcaatacaatttatatttatttaaaattaatattagtacAAATacactaatttaaaaataattttatttatcttaactACTATTAATATGTGTAACTAATGAAACATAAATATACATcggttattattttttggtcggTATAAAAAATGTCAAAACACACACTTTCCATCAAAGTATATGTTAACACATagatattgaaattttttttaaaaatatatcaatattgttttaatgaatAGTTGTTTcatgcactaatatatgatgatggtcaaagaggtttgaaacctttgttgtcttcatttctctagagaatagtaattttataatagttagtccactaatttaaggagtatatgaaattatactaaattaatttataaaaaaaattaaacgatgctcatgtaccatgaaagagagtttaacatacattaatacaaatgtataatgtggtaagaaattttaaaacaatactaaagattatatggttcaatatataaagcatttattgaaattcaataattttgtagggattaacacatagattttgagaaaatttcaaaaaaaatgaaaatattgttttaagcataattgcatcatgcactaacatatgatgatattGAAAAAGGTTTGGaccttttgttgtctccgtttttcaagaaaataacgattttatagtggttattctacAGATTTTATgagtattataaagtttcactaaattaattaataaaaaattataacgattctcatttaccatgaaaaagagtttaacatacattaatataaatgtataatgtggttaaaaaatttaaaacaatactaaaaagttttggcttcagtatatatagcgTTTAAcataaatttcaatatttttgtagggattaacacatagattttgagaaaaattaaaaaaatataacagtactgttttaatgcatagttgccacctatattaatatatggtgatggtcaaagaggtttggaacatttgttgttttcatttatctagagaataacgattttattaCGGTTAGTCCACTAAGTTAGGGAATATacgaaattttactaaattaatttataaaaaaattaaacgatgctcatgtaccatgaaagggAGTTAAGCATACATTGATACATATGTAGactgtggttagaaattttaaaacaaaactaaaaattatagggttcaatatataaagcatttaccaaaattcaatatttttgtaggggttaacacatagattttgagaaaaatttcaaaatatgacaatattgttttaatgcacaGTTGCATCatgtactaacatatgatgatgttgaaagaggtatggagcttttgttgtctccgtttttcaagaaaataacgattttatagtgattattccaccgatttagggagtattataaagtttcaCTAAATTCattgataaaaattataatgattctaatttaccatgaaagagagtttaacatacattaatacaaatgtagaatatggttagaaattaaaacaaaaaaacaataaaaagttTTGGCTTCCGTATATGTAGAGCGTTTAACGAAAAacacaatattttcgtaggggtttacacatagattttgagaaatattcaaaaaatataacaatattgttttaattcatagttgCCACCTATACTAATATATGGTGatagtcaaagaggtttggaacctttattGTCTTCATTTCtcaagagaatagcgattttataacggttagtccactaagttagggagtatatgaaattttactaaattaatttataaaaaaaattaggtgaTGCTCATGTACCTTGAAAGAGAGTCTaccatacattaatacaaatgtagaatgtggttagaaattttaaaacaacactaaagatgaTATGggtcagtatataaagtatttaccaaaattgattatttttgtagaggttaacacatagattttgaaaaaatttcaaaaaatatgacaatattaatgcatagttgcatcatgtaCTAACATACGAAGATGTTGAAAGAAGTTTGGAGACTTTGTTGTCTCcgattttcaagaaaatagccaATTTATCGTAGTCATTctatactaatatatgatgatgttgaaagaGGTGTAGAGCCTTTGTTGTGTCCGTTCTTCAAGAAAACAGCGATTTTGTAGTGATATTACAGTAATTAATTGATGAAAACTTAGactgattctcatataccataaaagagagcttaacatacattaatagcgattttatgaagttttactaaattaacttataaaaatattgaacGATGATCAtgcaccatgaaagagagtttagcatacattaatacaaatgtagaatgtagttataaaattttaaactacattaaagattataaggttcagtatataaataatttaccaaaattcaatatttttatagaggttaacacatagattttaaaaaaaattcaaaaaatatgaaaatattgttttaatgcatagttgcattctatactaatatatgatgatgttgaaagaGGTTTAAAGCATTTGTTGTGTCtggttttcaagaaaatagcgattttgtaATGATATTCCAATaactaattgataaaaaaattagaccGATTTTCATataccataaaagagagtttaacatacattaatacaaatgtagaatatggttagaaatttaaaacaatacttAAAAGtttaagcttcagtatatagagcgtttgacgtaaaactcaatattttcgtaggggttaacacatagattttgaaaaaaactcgaaaaaatataacaatattgctttaatgcatagttatctcttgtattaatatatgaagatggtcaaagaagtttgaaacttttgttgtctctattaATCTAGAGAATAATGATTCTATAATAATCAGTCCaataatttagggagtatataaagttttactaaattaacttataaaaaatattgaacaaTGCTCATGCACCATAAAAAAGAATTTAAcgtacattaatacaaatgtaaaacgTGGTTAAGACATATTGATCAGCAACATGAAATGATGATCTGATGACGTTAAACAACAACGAGAGCATGATGTCTGATGACAATTCTTGAACTGAGATGATCCGGTTAGTTAAATTCATTACAAAAATAGGAGAAGTGTTTATATCACTAACGGAGAAGACTGAAAATGATAGGTATTATGTTCTTTGGCTGTGGATCGAGTTGCTGAGATACACATGGACGCATCAGCTGAACCAGAAACACCATTGAGATATCGAGAGCAATGGTTCCCAAATGTCAACTGAACCAATCCTATCCAACCACAACGAAGTCTTTGGCAGAGCAGCTTGTGAAATTCAAGTAAACTTCTCATTAAAAAACGATTACATAATGTCATAATCTAGCATCCGAAACAGTACGATAGACCAGGACTGGAAGATAGCAACAACCAAACAGTGAAtacacaagaaagaaaaaataatacatttcaaGTAAAGAACCTCAGAATCACAAGCCGTCTCCAAGTACTTCCAGAATCGATGATCCGAAAACAAGTGAACACCTCGTCAGCAACACTAAATCAAGATCCCTGGAGAGTGCAACAACATTGAAGAACCGAAACAGTGCAAATGATTTTGCATTAAGAAGAGAGCTGGAAACGGGCGCTTGGCTTTTTTCTTCTCCATCCCTATCAAAACCCCCCAAAGAGCATAAACGATTCTCGAGACATTtatacgaaaaaaaaaacagaactggGGAGGAGTAAGATGAAGATATGAAACATGACTTACGAAGGTAATGTAATATAGAAAGGTCAGTCCAGCCAGGATAACAAACCCGATTTGAAACACGTTGTACCTGAGAATACACCAAATCGATCGCTCAATGAAACATGAGATGGCTACAACATAAGACAGCTATATGCTTAACCACTATTACTTACTTGTAGAGGTACTTAATTCCTCTAAGGGACTGTAATGTGTGACCGAAGATCTCTTGTGCAGCAGTGGCTTGTGCGTAGTATCCAAAAGCAGTGGCGCAGAACTGAATCACACTGCAATATTAAAAGGACCACAGTTTAGAGAGTGATGGCATGATCCTAGCTGGGAGAAGATAAAGAAGAGACCAGATGAACCAACCTGATGGAGCAAAGAAGAATGAGGCCAACATTGAAGAGGAAAGAGTTCATTAGAGTAGCTCCCCATCTGCAAACACGTTGACATAACCAATTAGAAATTAAAGAAAAGGGAGAATAATCAAACACCGGTAAAACTATTAGGTGGGTTACTTCATCGGGTGAATGGTAATGAAGACGAGCTTCAAACCCAGCATCATTGCCCCAGCGATGACAGCAAGTAGAAGGTAGAAACAGAAGAAAGCAAAGGCAGCAGTGCCTAGAAGACCTAGAGAATCACATACAAACAGCATAGAGTCAACTGACACATAACGAAACCTTGTATAGATTTAACATAACAAGAACAGAAGAATGAACTTACCCCAAACGTCATCAAGCTTAATGAAAACCTCGTTAAGAAAAGGGGAGAGAGGAGGGTCCACGAGTAGATATATGATAATGTGTGCAACCCAAGCAATGGAAACGATCAATCTACAaagacataaacaaacaaaaaaacattaaagaGGCTTAGCTAAGGATCTTCAGACCTCTATGAATGATTATATAGCATTTAGCCAATAAACTAAGGCCATAGCACAACTGtaaataagattattttttaataaatactaACCCTATGATTCCAAGAATAAACTTGGCCAAGTATCCGAGTACAGTGAAAGCCCATGCAGTTTCTGCCTGAAAAAAAAAGCCATAGAAAAATTAGATAACTCAAATATTACAGATAAAGTTCTAAGGTACAAACGTCTTACCTTCTCTCCTTGAGGATACGCTTCTTCTAAGAGGTTCACATCTTCCTCCAATTGCAGCAACTCCTGGAGGTTAACCACATTCAATTACAGGAATCAGGGGACATTTAAGAAATTAAAATCCAATATCAAACACAGTAAACGAAAGCCGCCTATAAATTGGTGACTATATATCATAACCAATTAAGCAGCAAGCTTGAGATCAATTATGTACCTTTTCAACTGCTTTCACATTCTTCCTCCATTTCCTGCCCTTAGCACCATCTTTTTCTTCCTGGCGAAGTCCATCAGCAGCTTTCTTTAGTTCTCTAGCCTTTTTCCCCAGTTCAGTTGCTTCCTGTAAAACATTACGAAGTTTAGTTAGAAAATGAGAGTGGGAATGACTCAAGATCTACATCACATGCTTCCTGAGAAGAACAATAACCGAACCTTTATATATTGTGATCGAGTGATAACAGCCTTTGGTCGCCGGATGAAAGCAGTGATAAGTCCTAATGGTAGGGAGGCAATACCAACGCCACCGAATATCTAGAAACATAACTGAAAACAATTAGTTATCATATATTTCATGGGAGACTCAAAATCAAACACCGTGCACCACAAAGAATACAGAACTAGATGCATCACTTGTGTTAGTCAATGAAGAATCCATATTGGAAGACAAGTCATATCATTTCCAAGCATACAAGGCACTACTCAACATGATAGAACAATGTTCTTACCGTGAAAAGAACTGACCCAACAATTGTCGCAAGAGCGACAACGTATTCTGGAAAAGTAGTACGCATGGTCCACGTTTTCTCAGACGCGACGCTAGCTGTAAATGCTGAGCACTGCATCGATTAACCAGAGACAGAGGAAACAATGTTACATGCTGAAACTCTCTATGGCATAAATGAATCATGATGAAGCAAATATTACCTGGCGAGCGGTGTTACCGATACATGGTTGATTATTTGAAAATTGCCATGAAGTAGGGAAAGAGGTCGTCCCAGAAGCCAAGTGCCTGACATTGAAGTCCACCTTTCCAATAACACCTAACATTGACGTAAAAGAGCATACAAAGAGTGAATCCAACATTAATTAAACACAATCACGAACTGCCCATTTAAAATTCAATAACTATGAAGATAGATTTATAACTTCTGTATGTAATATAAAGATGTTATCAACAGTCCTAAGCTATTCCTAGCACcaatataacaaaatatatcaaCCGTAGGCCTAAATAGGTAATTTATCAGctcaaacttcaaaaaaatgcAGTCTAAAGACGTCAATTCACAGTGAAAATAAGATCAAAATCAGATGAACGTCCATACTACATGCTCACTAATGGTTTAAGCTATCACTTGAAGACTCTTGATAACAGAAGAGAAGCTAACCGTATAAGATTCCAAGCACCAGAGCACAAACAACAGCCGTGCTTACGACCCAAAGCAAGGAACTTTTTATCCTCTTTCCCAGACTCCTGAACAAAAACAAAGCAAACCCACAAAATGGTCAACAACACTCAATCaacaaaatacaattttttttttaatcaattttcaTAAAGACACGAACTTGTCTTGGTCGCCTTCATAGAAAAACATTGCGAAGGGGATGACAAAGAAGACGAGGATAGCGTCCACGATGTAAACGGCAAGCCATAGCTCCTTCATGGGCAATGTGAGATTGCAAGCTCCGTTGTAGATAGCGTGCCGACAAGCGTGCCGATTCGCCACGTCCGCCGGTAACATGAGAATCGAGATCATGGCGATGGAGAGGCCGAAGACGACGACGAATTTGGGGAAGTAGGCCTGGTTCGCGTCGTCTGGATGCTGGTAATTGACGAGGAGGTAGATGCTGGAGATGAAGACGATGACGCAGACGACGATCGCGACAATCACGAGAGCGAGGTTGAAATCGCCCATCGTGTGCAATGTACGAGGTCACCCAATTCGAGAGATTCCGATTCAAAGAGCGATTTTGAAGACGCAGGTTACCCAATTGGAAAAGCTAGGGTTTTCTCGGTGTTCGAAATTTGAAAATTGAATTTGGGGATTTTCGCAGATCTGACGGAGGAAGAGGAAGGTGATGAaacattattattaaattacatAGTTGCCCTCGCTTAGGTTGATTTAATTACGTCGGAATAAGACAATAGTGCCAGATGGTTTTCGGGTGTAAAACGTCATTGGCTATTTTGTCGGAAGACAATCTGTCCGAAGCAACACGATTCTTGTAATATAACAATAAAACGACGCCGTAACGGGTTCAATGTGTAAACCGGGCACATTTTTTACGAGAAAATAACAATATTTCATTCTTATTTAGGAAATTCAACGGCTCTCTTTGCCAAAATTCGGCAACAATACAAGTAGTTTGAGGAAGTAGTATGATGCGCCACCTATAGTTGCAAACCGGAGCTCTTCTGGTCCTTCAATCTCTGGAAAATCTCCTTCGGTTGCTCTGTTAAACCCTCCGGTTAACCATCCTAAACTTTTGTAACCTTCTCTGTGCAGCTTAGATATTGCCATCAACGACCTGAAATTGCGAAAAAAAACACTTACATTAACCAAACAAAACCGAAGTCTATCTCAAATCTAAGTTTGGTAAGTTTATCTCAAATCTATACTAAACCGGAGTCAGTGTGATAAACCAAAATGCACCAGGCCTTATTACCTGAGTCCTTCACCGCACGCGACGAGCACTTTACTCTTCTTGTCCGGGAAAGCCTCTACAACTTGGAGGGTAAACTCGTCATTAAACATGGTGAATCTCTGGCCCGTCCAAAGCCCAATGTATCCCAAATGGATCCATTTCTTCAGCAGCGTGATCGGCCCGTTGTCTGGATCCTCCACGAACAGTGGCACGTGTAAGGATCCTTTCACATGTGCCTTTTCTCTTTCCCACGACGGTCTCACGTCTAATAGCACGTATCCCTCCGACGATAACACCGTTTTTGCTTCTCTCGGCTCCACCGCCCGGACCTCTCCGGAAGTTACCAACTGCTGACCGGATACGGCGGAGATCACTGGTAATCTGTACGGTTTTCGGAGGCGTTGGTTTGGTACTAGTAGTGGCTTGAAGATACGGTTtggttgaggaagaagaagtgtcGTCGTCATCTCTAACTTTTCTTTTCTAAATGAAATTTAattaacttttatgtttttggatatttttcttGCTGAGGAAGATTTACATTTATGATATTTTGC is drawn from Brassica rapa cultivar Chiifu-401-42 chromosome A05, CAAS_Brap_v3.01, whole genome shotgun sequence and contains these coding sequences:
- the LOC103870576 gene encoding importin subunit beta-1, translated to MAMEITQFLLAAQSADARVRTEAEGSLKQFQEQNLPQFLLSLSFELANNEKPSESRRLAGILLKNSLDAKDSGRKELLVKQWCAIDLALKSQIKELLLRTIGSSVPEARHTSAQVIAKVASIEVPQKQWPELVGSLLSNMTQPESPAHLKQSTLETLGYVCEEISHHDLVQDEVNSVLTAVVQGMNQAANNAEVRLAATKALLNALDFSQTNFENEMERSYIMKMVCETACAKEAVIRQAAFECLVSIASTYYEVLEQYMQTLFELTAKAVKEDEESVALQAVEFWSTICDEEIDRQEYDSPDTGDSSPPHSGFIEKALPHLVPMLLETLEKQEEDQDHEDDVWNISMAGGTCLGLVARTVGDGIVPLVMPFVEVNIRKPNWRSREAATYAFGSILEGPTIDKLAPMVAAGLEFLLTATKDENNHVRDTTAWTLSRIFEFLHTPDSGFSVISPQNLPRIVGVLLESMKDVPNVAEKVCGAIYNLAQGYEDAGASSSLLSPYLTEIIQHLLAAAERTDGPESKLRSASYETLNEVVRCSNLLEASGIIGQLLPVIMVKLGQTMDLQVVSTEDREKQAELQASLCGVLQVIIQKLSSKDETKPIIMQNADQIMMLFLRVFGCHSSSVHEEAMLAIGALAYATGAEFAKYMPELFKYLQTGLQNFEEYQVCSITVGVIGDICRALDDKILPFCDQIMSLLIQNLQSDALHRSVKPPIFSCFGDIALAIGGHFERYVATALQIMQGAAQVCAQMDTLDEELMDYGNQLRRSIFEAYSGILQGFKDAKAELMVPYAQHLLQFVELVSKDSLRDESVTKAAVAAMGDLADVVGEKIKPLFSNFTFCGEFLSECLDSEDEDLKDTARWTQGMIARLMVT
- the LOC103870577 gene encoding chlorophyll a-b binding protein CP29.2, chloroplastic, with the protein product MAATSTAAAASSIMGTRVVSDINSGSSRFTARFGFGTKKAAAPKKAKTVISDRPLWFPGAKSPEYLDGSLVGDYGFDPFGLGKPAEYLQFDLDSLDQNLAKNIAGDVIGTRTEAADPKSTPFQPYSEVFGLQRFRECELIHGRWAMLATLGALSVEWLTGVTWQDAGKVELVDGSSYLGQPLPFSISTLIWIEVLVIGYIEFQRNAELDSEKRLYPGGKFFDPLGLASDPEKKAQLQLAEIKHARLAMVAFLGFAVQAAATGKGPLNNWATHLSDPLHTTIIDTFSSS
- the LOC103870578 gene encoding LIMR family protein At3g08930, which encodes MGDFNLALVIVAIVVCVIVFISSIYLLVNYQHPDDANQAYFPKFVVVFGLSIAMISILMLPADVANRHACRHAIYNGACNLTLPMKELWLAVYIVDAILVFFVIPFAMFFYEGDQDKSLGKRIKSSLLWVVSTAVVCALVLGILYGVIGKVDFNVRHLASGTTSFPTSWQFSNNQPCIGNTARQCSAFTASVASEKTWTMRTTFPEYVVALATIVGSVLFTIFGGVGIASLPLGLITAFIRRPKAVITRSQYIKEATELGKKARELKKAADGLRQEEKDGAKGRKWRKNVKAVEKELLQLEEDVNLLEEAYPQGEKAETAWAFTVLGYLAKFILGIIGLIVSIAWVAHIIIYLLVDPPLSPFLNEVFIKLDDVWGLLGTAAFAFFCFYLLLAVIAGAMMLGLKLVFITIHPMKWGATLMNSFLFNVGLILLCSISVIQFCATAFGYYAQATAAQEIFGHTLQSLRGIKYLYKYNVFQIGFVILAGLTFLYYITFGWRRKKPSARFQLSS
- the LOC103870579 gene encoding rhodanese-like domain-containing protein 10, with protein sequence MTTTLLLPQPNRIFKPLLVPNQRLRKPYRLPVISAVSGQQLVTSGEVRAVEPREAKTVLSSEGYVLLDVRPSWEREKAHVKGSLHVPLFVEDPDNGPITLLKKWIHLGYIGLWTGQRFTMFNDEFTLQVVEAFPDKKSKVLVACGEGLRSLMAISKLHREGYKSLGWLTGGFNRATEGDFPEIEGPEELRFATIGGASYYFLKLLVLLPNFGKESR